The following coding sequences are from one Verrucosispora sp. WMMD573 window:
- a CDS encoding sensor histidine kinase, whose translation MGNALRQWLGRNPAAGDALLAVGLVLGEAVFTLLTPREFWSRPLPAALGWSVLCATPVVLRRVAPWPALLAALVTLLFPVVIEVAPATQSLTFVVLTYTMAAYRPARPAVVAAAGLWLPVAVVNTVVPPEGVPQVSTAFLIANNILVGIVSFSVGRTVHARRSSTEALRERARVAEANQRALAEQAVADERRRIARELHDVVAHHVSVMGVLATGVRRVLRRDPDSADEAMATIEETSRATLRELRRLLDVLRTEAEPAAELAPQPGLAGIATLTDQVREAGLPVTLTVTGTAGQLEEGVALTVYRIVQEALTNALKHAGSATAQVRVGFGGDAVEVEVTDTGRGPSPDTDRIGHGLVGMRERVGLYGGTLRTGARSGGGYRVYARIPVEPLPEASRR comes from the coding sequence GTGGGTAACGCGTTGAGGCAGTGGCTGGGTCGCAATCCGGCGGCCGGCGACGCGCTGCTGGCCGTTGGCCTGGTGCTGGGCGAGGCCGTGTTCACCCTGCTCACCCCCCGCGAGTTCTGGTCTCGACCGCTGCCGGCGGCGCTGGGGTGGAGCGTGTTGTGCGCGACGCCGGTGGTGCTGCGCCGGGTGGCGCCGTGGCCGGCCCTGCTCGCCGCGCTGGTCACGTTGCTGTTCCCGGTCGTCATCGAGGTGGCGCCGGCGACGCAGAGCCTCACCTTCGTGGTGCTCACCTACACGATGGCGGCCTACCGTCCGGCGCGTCCGGCGGTGGTGGCGGCGGCGGGGTTGTGGCTTCCGGTCGCCGTGGTGAACACGGTGGTGCCGCCGGAGGGTGTTCCGCAGGTCAGCACGGCGTTCCTCATCGCGAACAACATCCTGGTGGGGATCGTGTCGTTCTCGGTGGGCCGGACGGTGCACGCCCGCCGCTCCTCCACCGAGGCGTTGCGGGAACGGGCCCGGGTCGCCGAGGCCAACCAGCGGGCGCTGGCCGAACAGGCGGTGGCCGACGAACGGCGCCGGATCGCCCGGGAGTTGCACGACGTGGTGGCCCACCACGTCAGCGTGATGGGGGTGTTGGCCACCGGGGTGCGCCGGGTGCTGCGGCGCGACCCGGACAGCGCCGACGAGGCGATGGCCACGATCGAGGAGACCAGCCGGGCGACGCTGCGGGAGCTGCGCCGGCTGCTGGACGTGCTGCGTACCGAGGCCGAGCCGGCGGCGGAGTTGGCGCCGCAGCCGGGCCTGGCCGGTATCGCGACGCTCACCGATCAGGTCCGGGAGGCCGGGTTGCCGGTGACCTTGACCGTGACGGGAACGGCGGGGCAGTTGGAGGAGGGGGTGGCGCTGACCGTGTACCGGATCGTGCAGGAGGCGCTGACGAACGCCCTCAAACATGCCGGTTCGGCGACCGCGCAGGTGCGGGTGGGTTTCGGTGGGGACGCGGTGGAGGTCGAGGTCACCGACACCGGTCGCGGGCCGTCACCGGACACCGATCGGATCGGGCACGGCCTGGTCGGGATGCGGGAACGGGTCGGCCTCTACGGTGGGACCCTGCGCACCGGCGCGCGCAGCGGCGGCGGGTACCGGGTGTACGCCCGGATTCCGGTCGAGCCGCTGCCCGAGGCCAGCCGGCGGTGA
- a CDS encoding response regulator transcription factor: protein MADSTGQARPVRILLADDQPLLRTGFRMVLGAEADLDIVAEAGDGVEAVELSRRLLPDVVLMDIRMPRMDGVSATRAIVDARLPVRVLILTTFDLDEYVVGALRAGASGFLAKDVPAEDLVTAIHTVAAGDAVVAPRILRRLLDRFADVLPDPSATPPKALGALTEREREVLVHVARGLSNAEIARALSVSETTIKTHVGHVLTKLGLRDRVQAVVLAYESGLVRPGG, encoded by the coding sequence ATGGCCGATTCGACGGGGCAGGCCCGGCCGGTGCGGATCCTGCTCGCCGACGACCAGCCGCTGCTGCGTACCGGATTCCGGATGGTCCTGGGCGCGGAGGCCGACCTGGACATCGTCGCGGAGGCCGGTGACGGGGTGGAGGCGGTGGAACTGTCCCGTCGGTTGCTGCCGGACGTGGTGCTGATGGACATCCGGATGCCAAGGATGGATGGGGTGAGCGCCACCCGGGCGATCGTGGATGCCCGGCTGCCGGTGCGGGTGCTCATTCTGACCACCTTCGATCTGGACGAGTACGTGGTGGGTGCGCTGCGGGCCGGGGCGAGCGGCTTCCTGGCCAAGGATGTGCCGGCGGAGGATCTGGTCACCGCGATCCACACGGTGGCCGCCGGCGACGCGGTGGTGGCGCCGCGGATCCTGCGCCGGCTGCTGGACCGCTTCGCCGACGTGCTGCCGGATCCGTCCGCGACGCCACCGAAGGCACTGGGCGCACTCACCGAGCGGGAGCGGGAGGTGCTCGTGCACGTCGCCCGCGGCCTGTCGAACGCCGAGATCGCCCGAGCGCTGTCGGTGAGCGAGACCACCATCAAGACGCACGTCGGACATGTGTTGACCAAGCTCGGGCTACGCGACCGGGTGCAGGCGGTGGTGTTGGCGTACGAGTCGGGCCTGGTCCGACCTGGGGGTTAA
- a CDS encoding ABC transporter permease codes for MFRATVKSLLARKVRLILSGLAVVLGVMFVSGAFVLTDTLGRSFDSLFADAYAEVDVNVAAKPKLELGELEGEQLASPFPAATLETVRAVDGVSEATGVVSVDGARLIGSNGKAVTSFGPPQLGGNWTGESDLVRLREGRAPQADDEIVINKGLADAGRVALGDRVGVLTLQPREEFTIVGIFGYSGDRDSLGGANEVMFTTPVAQQLMLGESDVFSNIVVTAADGVSDEQLRDAVATAVGDGYVVKTGEQLSADAAAGLKEGLSFFNRILLGFAAVALLVGTFLILNTFSIIVAQRTRELALLRAVGASGKQIIGSVVLEAIAVGLIASVFGLAAGIGVGALLAYLFGNLAGGLALAGVAVPASAVIGAFGVGLVITVLAALLPALRAARIPPIAAMQDVATPDRPLTKVTVGGALVTAIGATLLFLGLGGHAGDSTLATILGGVLFSFIGVALLTPLISRPVVAALGTVFSGWVPGKLGRLNSGRNPRRTAITAAALMVGIALVTGITVILDSAKSSISGLAQDSIRAELVIAGAQSGPRPPTFDPAVLDEAKAIPGVRLVDGEYGDMALVGGESTWVGASSEPSALVEMFGATATAGDIGRLGPGQMLISSDAAESRGLSVGSTVPVQLARGEERSYTVTGIYQSTPLFGGITLPAEAARDFAIPQPIQGYLQLEPGVRAADVLPRVEALLADSPEVSVADRDAFIEQQAGQLDGLLQMIQILLALAIVIAVLGIVNTLALSVLERTRELGLLRAIGLRRSQTMGMITVEAVVISVFGALLGVVVGAGLGAAVVEALRDEGITKLVLPWGQMGVFLGLAAIIGVIAAALPAIRAARINVLGAIAHD; via the coding sequence ATGTTCCGGGCAACTGTGAAGAGTCTGCTGGCCCGCAAGGTCCGGCTGATCCTGTCCGGCCTGGCCGTGGTGCTCGGCGTGATGTTCGTCTCGGGCGCCTTCGTCCTCACCGACACCCTGGGCCGCTCCTTCGACTCGCTGTTCGCCGACGCGTACGCCGAGGTGGACGTCAACGTGGCCGCCAAGCCGAAGCTGGAACTCGGCGAGCTGGAGGGCGAGCAGCTCGCCAGCCCATTCCCGGCCGCCACGTTGGAGACGGTGCGCGCGGTGGACGGGGTGTCCGAGGCGACCGGGGTGGTCTCCGTCGACGGGGCCCGGCTGATCGGCAGCAACGGCAAGGCCGTCACCTCGTTCGGGCCGCCGCAGTTGGGCGGCAACTGGACCGGCGAGAGCGACCTGGTGCGGTTGCGGGAGGGTCGGGCGCCGCAGGCCGACGACGAGATCGTGATCAACAAGGGGCTGGCGGACGCCGGCCGGGTGGCGCTCGGCGACCGGGTGGGTGTGCTCACCCTCCAGCCGCGCGAGGAGTTCACGATCGTCGGCATCTTCGGTTACAGCGGTGACCGGGACTCCCTCGGCGGCGCCAACGAGGTCATGTTCACCACTCCCGTGGCCCAGCAGCTGATGCTCGGCGAGTCGGACGTGTTCAGCAACATCGTGGTCACCGCCGCCGACGGGGTGTCCGACGAGCAACTGCGCGACGCGGTGGCCACGGCGGTCGGCGACGGCTACGTGGTCAAGACCGGCGAGCAGCTCTCCGCCGACGCCGCCGCCGGCCTGAAGGAGGGGCTGTCCTTCTTCAACCGGATCCTGCTCGGCTTCGCCGCGGTGGCCCTGCTGGTCGGTACGTTCCTGATTCTCAACACGTTCTCCATCATCGTCGCGCAGCGCACCCGGGAACTGGCGTTGCTGCGGGCCGTCGGCGCCAGCGGCAAGCAGATCATCGGCTCGGTGGTCCTGGAGGCGATCGCCGTCGGATTGATCGCCTCGGTGTTCGGCCTGGCCGCCGGCATCGGCGTCGGCGCGCTGCTGGCGTACCTGTTCGGCAACCTCGCCGGTGGGCTGGCCCTGGCCGGGGTAGCGGTGCCGGCGTCGGCGGTGATCGGCGCGTTCGGTGTCGGTCTGGTGATCACGGTGCTGGCGGCGCTGCTGCCGGCGCTGCGGGCCGCGCGGATCCCACCGATCGCGGCGATGCAGGACGTGGCCACGCCGGACCGGCCGTTGACCAAGGTGACCGTCGGCGGTGCGCTGGTCACCGCGATCGGCGCCACCCTGCTCTTCCTCGGCCTGGGCGGGCACGCCGGTGACAGCACGCTGGCCACCATCCTCGGTGGCGTGCTGTTCTCGTTCATCGGGGTGGCCCTGCTGACGCCGCTGATCAGTCGTCCGGTGGTGGCGGCGCTGGGCACGGTCTTCTCCGGCTGGGTGCCGGGCAAGCTGGGTCGGCTCAACTCTGGTCGCAACCCGCGCCGCACCGCGATCACCGCCGCCGCGTTGATGGTGGGTATCGCCCTGGTCACCGGCATCACGGTGATCCTGGATTCGGCCAAGAGCAGCATCAGCGGGCTGGCGCAGGACAGCATCCGCGCCGAGCTGGTGATCGCCGGGGCGCAGTCGGGTCCGCGCCCGCCGACGTTCGACCCGGCGGTGCTGGACGAGGCGAAGGCGATCCCCGGTGTCCGCCTCGTCGACGGCGAGTACGGCGACATGGCGCTCGTCGGCGGCGAGAGTACCTGGGTCGGCGCCAGCAGCGAACCGAGCGCGCTGGTGGAGATGTTCGGCGCGACCGCCACCGCCGGGGACATCGGGCGGCTGGGGCCGGGCCAGATGCTGATCAGTTCCGACGCGGCGGAGTCGCGTGGCCTGTCGGTCGGCTCGACGGTGCCGGTGCAGTTGGCCCGCGGCGAGGAGCGCAGCTACACGGTCACCGGCATCTACCAGAGCACCCCGCTGTTCGGCGGCATCACCTTGCCCGCCGAGGCGGCGCGTGACTTCGCCATCCCGCAGCCCATCCAGGGTTACCTCCAGTTGGAGCCGGGAGTACGGGCGGCCGACGTGCTGCCCCGGGTGGAGGCGCTGCTGGCGGACAGCCCGGAGGTGTCGGTCGCCGACCGGGACGCGTTCATCGAGCAGCAGGCCGGGCAGCTCGACGGGCTGCTCCAGATGATCCAGATCCTGCTGGCGCTGGCGATCGTGATCGCCGTGCTCGGCATCGTCAACACCCTCGCCCTGTCGGTGCTGGAGCGGACCCGGGAGCTGGGTCTGTTGCGCGCCATCGGCCTGCGCCGGTCGCAGACCATGGGCATGATCACTGTGGAGGCGGTGGTGATCTCGGTGTTCGGCGCGCTGCTCGGCGTCGTGGTCGGCGCCGGCCTGGGTGCCGCGGTGGTGGAGGCGCTGCGCGACGAGGGAATCACCAAGCTGGTGCTGCCGTGGGGCCAGATGGGTGTCTTCCTCGGCCTGGCCGCGATCATCGGGGTGATCGCGGCGGCGCTGCCGGCGATCCGGGCCGCCCGGATCAACGTGCTGGGCGCCATCGCCCACGACTGA
- a CDS encoding PD-(D/E)XK nuclease family protein, whose translation MTADPVITQQAPTPTELPATVRASLSPSRAADFKTCPLLYRFRSIDRLPERPSVEQARGTLVHAVLERLFDLAPAARTPEAAGDLVAGQWDRLVTEQPELAGLFPDDDPAAAAEFLRSASALLGGYFAVEDPRRLEPAERESLISAVVDDELLIRGYLDRLDVAPDGALRVVDYKTGGAPREAFEARALFQLKFYALVLWRTRGVVPRVLRLLYLKDAEVCDYAPDAEELVRFERTVVALWRAIEQATAARDFRPRPSRLCDWCSHQARCPSYGGTPPPFPEPTATPDPLRDARSSPAPPGADE comes from the coding sequence ATGACGGCCGATCCGGTGATCACTCAGCAGGCCCCGACCCCGACGGAGCTGCCGGCGACGGTGCGGGCCTCGCTGTCACCGTCGCGGGCGGCGGATTTCAAGACCTGCCCGCTGCTCTACCGGTTCCGCAGCATCGACCGGCTGCCCGAGCGGCCCAGCGTGGAGCAGGCTCGGGGCACGCTGGTGCACGCGGTGCTGGAGCGGTTGTTCGACCTGGCGCCGGCCGCCCGCACTCCGGAGGCCGCCGGTGATCTCGTGGCCGGCCAGTGGGACCGCCTGGTCACCGAGCAGCCGGAGTTGGCCGGGTTGTTCCCCGATGACGACCCGGCCGCCGCGGCGGAGTTCCTTCGATCGGCGTCGGCCCTGCTGGGCGGCTACTTCGCGGTGGAGGATCCGCGCCGGCTGGAGCCGGCGGAGCGGGAGAGTCTGATCTCCGCCGTGGTCGACGACGAGCTGCTGATTCGGGGCTATCTCGACCGGCTCGACGTGGCTCCCGACGGTGCGCTGCGGGTGGTGGACTACAAGACCGGCGGCGCCCCACGGGAGGCGTTCGAGGCGCGGGCGCTGTTCCAGTTGAAGTTCTACGCCCTGGTCCTGTGGCGCACCCGTGGCGTGGTGCCGCGGGTGCTGCGCCTGCTCTACCTCAAGGACGCCGAGGTGTGCGACTACGCCCCCGACGCCGAGGAGTTGGTGCGCTTCGAACGGACGGTGGTGGCGTTGTGGCGGGCGATCGAGCAGGCCACCGCTGCCCGGGATTTCCGGCCCCGGCCGAGCCGGCTGTGCGACTGGTGTAGTCATCAGGCCCGCTGCCCCAGCTACGGCGGGACTCCGCCGCCCTTCCCGGAGCCGACGGCGACGCCCGATCCGCTGCGTGACGCCCGGTCCTCCCCCGCGCCACCGGGCGCCGACGAGTAG
- a CDS encoding ABC transporter ATP-binding protein, translating into MTATTGQPASAAARASDVWKVYGSGEAQVIALRGVSAEFERGRFTAIMGPSGSGKSTLMHCLAGLDSVTRGTVEIGETTVTGLGDAGLTKLRRDKVGFIFQQFNLLPTLTAKENILLPLSIAGRRPDPAWFDVVIDTVGLRDRLGHRPAQLSGGQQQRVACARALVARPEVIFADEPTGNLDSRSGAEVLNFLRNSVRQHGQTIVMVTHDPTAAAYADRVVFLADGQIVSELIEPTADTVLDTMKKLDTPAEVAG; encoded by the coding sequence GTGACCGCTACCACAGGCCAGCCGGCATCGGCCGCAGCCCGGGCGAGCGACGTGTGGAAGGTGTACGGCAGCGGCGAGGCGCAGGTCATCGCCCTGCGGGGGGTCAGCGCGGAGTTCGAGCGCGGACGGTTCACCGCGATCATGGGACCGTCGGGTTCCGGTAAGTCGACGTTGATGCACTGCCTCGCCGGGTTGGACTCGGTGACCAGGGGGACCGTGGAGATCGGCGAGACCACCGTCACCGGGCTCGGTGACGCGGGCCTGACGAAGCTGCGCCGCGACAAGGTCGGCTTCATCTTCCAGCAGTTCAACCTGCTGCCGACGTTGACCGCCAAGGAGAACATCCTGCTCCCGTTGTCGATCGCCGGGCGCAGGCCGGATCCGGCCTGGTTCGACGTCGTGATCGACACGGTGGGTCTGCGGGACCGGTTGGGTCACCGGCCGGCGCAGTTGTCCGGCGGCCAGCAGCAGCGGGTGGCGTGCGCCCGGGCCCTGGTCGCCCGCCCCGAGGTGATCTTCGCGGACGAGCCGACCGGCAACCTGGACTCGCGCTCCGGCGCGGAGGTGTTGAACTTCCTGCGCAACTCGGTACGCCAGCACGGGCAGACCATCGTCATGGTCACTCACGATCCGACGGCCGCCGCGTACGCCGACCGGGTGGTGTTCCTCGCCGACGGGCAGATCGTCTCGGAGTTGATCGAGCCGACCGCGGACACGGTGCTGGACACGATGAAGAAGCTGGACACGCCCGCCGAGGTGGCCGGCTGA